The DNA segment CCTGCTGCGTGACGGAGGACGGACGTCGATCCCGCATCGACTCGTGTTCACGGGCCGTGCAGGCGATCGGCCCCCTCGGCCGGTTAGCGTCCGTATAGTTATGACGACGAATCGATAACTACCTGTTGCTGGCACCGCGCCAGCGGCGGCGGGGAGGGGGTCGGTACTCGATGCCCGCTCCGCCCGGATCGCTCCGGGGACGCGACGACGTCCCCCCGCTCCTCGCCCGTTTCGGTCGAACGGTCTATCGTCTTCGGCCGGGTCGAGACTGCCTGGGTGTCCGACCTGAGAGGAGCCACTCCGTCAGAAACAGTCCGACCGCGAGGGGTACTGCCAGCGTCACGAACATGAGATCCATTCATTCACCTCCATAAGTATCAGAAATATAATCTATAATAGGCTTTGTCCCCGACGCGACTCGGAAGCGGGGGTTCGGCGAGAACGGTCCGGAACGGGTTCGAACGGAAGGGGCGGGATTCGAACTCGTCCGGACGGCTTCGTTCGCTCGCGCTCACGAACGGCGTCCGGTCTGCTCGAATCCCGCGATACCGTTCGTTGCTCGCGGAATTGCTCGCAGCAAAGCGGAAGGGGCGGGATTCGAACCACGCGAAGCCGATCGTACCGAAAGTACGCCGACGCTCTACCACTGAGCCACCCTTCCGCGGCCGTTGGTAGGCGAACGGTCCACAAGAATCCAGCGCTCGTCCGGGTCGGACCGTATTTACGCGACGGCACCGGAGCTACGGGCATGTTGGTTCGTGGAACCGTCGTCGTCGACTCGACGACGGTCGTTCCCGACGGCGCGGTCGTCACCGACGGGCCTCGAATCGTCGCGGTCGGCGACGCCGCCGACCTGCTCGAGCGGTATCCCGATCACCAGCGTCGCCGCTACGACGTGGTGATGCCGGGGATGGTCGGCGCACACGTCCACTCGATCCAGAGCCTCGGACGCGGCATCGCCGACGACACCGCGCTGTTGGAGTGGCTCTACGAGCACGTCCTCCCGATGGAGGCCGCGATGGGGCCGGAGGCGATGGAGATCGCCGCAACGCTGGGCTACCTCGAACTGATCGAGAGCGGCGTTACCGCCTGCATCGATCACCTCTCGGTCGCCCACGCCGACCGAGCGTTCGAGGCCGCCGGCGAGGTGGGGATCCGGGGCCTGCTCGGAAAGGTGCTCATGGACCGCGACGCTCCCGAGGGACTTCGCGAGGAGGCTGACGAGGCGCTCGCCGAGAGCGAGCGCCTCATACGGGAGCATCACGACACGCGAGACGGCAGGCTTCGCTACGCCGTCACGCCGCGGTTCGCCGTCTCCTGCACCGAGGACTGTCTGCGCGGTGCGCGTGCGCTCGCCGACGAGTACGGCGTCCGGATCCACGTCCACGCCAGCGAGAACCGCGACGAGGTCGCTCGCGTGCGCGAGGAGACGGGAATGGGAAACATCGAGTGGCTCGACGAGGTCGGACTCACGGGAGAGGACTGCGTGCTCGCCCACTGCGTCCACACGAGCGATCGCGAACGTGCCTTGCTCGCCGAGACCGGAACGCACGTCGTTCACTGTCCCTCCTCGAACATGAAGCTCGCGAGCGGGGTCGCTCCGGTCCGAGAGTACCTCGATCGCGGGATCAGCGTCGCGCTCGGCAACGACGGTCCGCCGTGTAACAACACGCTCGATCCCTACACCGAGATGCGCCAGGCGAGTCTCCTGGGTAAGGTCGACGACCTCGATCCGACCGCCCTCCCCGCGCGGACCATCCTCGAGATGGCGACGGTCAACGGCGCGCGCGCTGCCGGCTTCGAGCGCGTCGGCGAACTCCGGGAGGGCTGGCGCGCCGACGTCGTCGGGCTGACGACCGACCTGACGCGTGCGACGCCGATCCACGACGTCCTCTCGCATCTCGTCTTCGCGGCCCACGGCGACGACGTGCGCTTCACGATGGTCGACGGACGCGTGCTCTACGATGACGGGGAGGTGTCGACGGTCGACGCGCCCGACGTCAGGGAGCGAGCGAACGAGCTCGCGAGAACGGTGGTTCGGTAGTCAGTAGCTGCGGATCTTCGGCTCGTAGGTCTTCTCCTCGCCCTCGAGGATCACCGGCTTGAACCAGAGCTCGGGGGTGCCGTCGTTCCACGACAGCAGCGTGTGTTTGAGCCACTCCTCGTCGCGCCGTTCCTGGAACTCGGCACGCCAGTGTGCGCCGCGGAACTCGTCGCGCGCGAGCGCGCCGAGCGTGATCGCCTCGGCGGTGTCGATCAGGTTTCGCATCTCGATCGTCTGCTGGAGGTCGGTGTTGAACGTCCGCGAGGGGTCGTCGACGTAGACGTCCTCGTACTGCTCGCGCACCTCGCGGATGTCCCGCAGCGCCTGCTTGAGCCCCTCCTCGGTGCGGAAGACGTTGACGTTCCGCGTCATCGACTTCTGGAGCTTCTCGCGGAGTTCGGCCTGCTGGACCCCCTCGTCCTTCTCCATCAGGTGGTCGATGCGGCGGTTCTCCGCCTCGACCGCGCGCTCGACGATCTCGGTGGCTTCGGGGACGACGCTCGCGCCGCCCTCTCGCGAGCCGCCGTCGGACTCCGCCCGACGGGACTCGGAGTCGCCGACGTCCGGACCACCGTCGGCGACGGCGTCCTCGTCGGCGTGGATCGAGCCGGGTACGACCGGGGTATCGATCTCGCCGGTCTCGCTGTCCTCGGTGCGGCCGGTCTCGATGAGCGTCTCGCCGAGGTCGGTGCCGGCGGCGTGGCGACCCGCGCGTGCGCCGAAGACGATGAGCTCGGGCAGCGCGTTCCCGCCCAGCCTGTTGGCGCCGTGGACCGAGACGCACGCACACTCGCCCGCCGCGTACAGCCCGTCGATGCAGGTCTCGCCGTTCTCGTCGGTCTCGATCCCGCCCATCGCGTAGTGCTGGCCGGGCTTGACCGGCATCGGTTCGACGAGGCCGTCGACGCCCTCGAAGTCCGAGGCGAGATGCAGGATGTTCTCCAGTCGATCGATGATGCGCTCCTCGCCGAGGTGGCGCATGTCGAGGTGGACGTACTCGTCCTCGATCCCGCGGCCCTCGTTGACCTCGGTGAGTTCGGCCCGCGAGACGACGTCGCGGCTGGCGAGTTCGCCGGCGTTCGACGCGTAGCCGTGTTCGAACATGAAGCGCTCGCCGAGCTCGTTGTAGAGGATGCCGCCCTCCCCACGAACGCCCTCGCTGATGAGGACGCCCGTCGACGGCAGCGTGGTCGGGTGGAACTGGATGAACTCCATGTCCTCCATCGGCACGCCGGCGCGGTAGGCCATCGCGGGGCCGTCGCCGGTGTTGGAGACGGCGTTCGTGGTGTGGTCGAACACCTGTCCAGGGCCGCCCGTCGCGAGAATGACGCCGTTTCGCGCACGAAAGCCCCTGACCTCGCCGCTCATCACGTCGAAGGCGACGACGCCGTGGCACTTTCGGTCCTCGGGCTCCTCGTGGTCGGTCACCGCGAGCCGGGTGACGTACCACTCGTCGTAGACCTCGATGCCGCGTTTGACGACCTGCTGGTAGAGCGTGTGCAGCAGGTGGTGGCCGGTCTCGGCGCCGGCGTAGGTGGTTCGGGGGAACGAGAGGCCGCCGAACGGCCGCTGGGAGACGCGACCGTCCTCCTCGCGTGAGAACGGCATCCCCCAGTGTTCGAGCTGGATGGTCTCCTCCGGGCTGTCCTGACAGAGCGTCTCGACGGCGGGCGCGTCTCCGAGGTAGTCGGAGCCCTTCATCGTGTCGTACGCGTGGTCCTCCCAGGAGTCGCCCTCGCGCAGCACGGCGTTGATGCCGCCCTCGGCCGCGCCGGTGTGGCTCCTGACGGGATGGAGCTTCGTGACGAGAGCCACGTCCGCGCCCTCCTCGTGGGCGGCGATCGCCGCCCGGAGTCCGGCACCGCCCGCGCCGACGACGAGTACGTCGTGTTCGTGCATGATCGTGTGTTAGGAGTGGGGTGGTTTGAGGCTGTGGGTTCCGTTACCAGAACTTGAGGTTCTTCTTGACCGCTTCGCGCTTCAGTTCCTGGATGTGCTCGGTCAGCGGGATGTCCTTCGGACAGACGTTCGTACAGGAGAACTGCGTCTGACACCGCCAGACGCCGTGTTCCTGCTCGACGATCCGCAGGCGGTGTTCCTTCATGTCCCCGCCCTCGCGTTCGTCCATCGCGAACCGGTAGGCCATGCTGATCGCCGCCGGGCCGAGGAACTCGTTGTCGCCCGCCGCGATGTTACACGAGGACTGACAGCACGCACACCAGATACAGCGCGTTCCCATCTTGATCTTCTCGCGGTTCTCCCGGCTCTGGCGCTGTTCGTCCAGATCGCTGTCGGGAGCCTCGTTCGTCTGGAAGTAGGGCTCGACCGCCTCCATCTGGTCGAAGAAGTGGTCCATGTCGACGACCAGGTCCTTCACGACCTCCTTGTGGGGGAGCGGCTCGACCCGAACCGGCGTTTCGAGGTCCGCGATCTGGGTCTGACAGCCCAGCCGCTGGCGGCCGTTGATGAAGAAGGCGTCCGAACCACAGATCGCCTGTCGACACGAGTGGCGGAACGTGAGCGACGAGTCGTGGTGATCGCGCGCGTACATCACCGCGTCGAGGACGGTCATCCCCTTCTCGAAGGGAACGTGGAAGTCGTCGAAGCGCGGCTCCTGTTTCTCCGCGACCTCGGGGTCGTAGCGGAACACCTTGATGTGGACGGTGTTCTCCGCCTCCTCGGCGCGCTCCTCGTCCTGTCGCTCGCGTTCGCGCTGTTCGCGGCGCTTCTCCTTGTCGTCCAATCGACGCTCCTGGTAGGCCGAGCGTGGCTCCGAGTGACCCGCGTCGACCTCCGCCTCCGTCTCTCTCTCCTCGAGTTGTGTGCTCATTTCAGTACAGTGGAATGCCTGCGAATGCGTTTGCGGTTCGGATCCCCTGAACGATGAGTGCGACGCTTGCGACGATCAACACCGCCTTCACGACCGTCTTCTGGGTGCCCGTCAGTCCCTGGTTGGTCAGGCCGTTGTAGACGCCGTTGACGCCGTGGAACGTCGCGGTGATCAGGAACAGCACCATCAGCGAGTAGTAGCTGATGTCGCCCATCCGGTACTGGCTGCCCGCGAACGTGATCTCCGAGGCGTGGTTGACGAAGTGCAGCAGGAAGAAGTGGAAGGCGAGTATCACGACGAGGAACGCCGCGGTGATTCGTTGGAGCAGCCAGAGGCTGCCGTTCGAGTTGAACGAGGAGTAGCGTTCCGCCATCTCAGAACGCCCCCTCGAGGAACGTCGGCACGCTCGCGACGGCGATCACGCCGGTGAGGATCAGCGACGCGTAGAAGCTCTTGTCCTGGGCGTCGAGCCCCACACCGAGGTCGACCATCAGCAGGCGAACGCCGTTGAGGATGTGAAAGACGGCGACCGCGAGCAGTCCGACCTCCAGAACGCGCACGATCACGAGGCTCTCGAGGCTCTGGATCGTCTCGGTGTACGCTCCCGTGCCGACGGTGGCCGTGCTGAGCACGGCGATGTGGGTGAACAGATAGCCGATGAGGACCCAGCCGGTGAACTTGTGGAAGATCCACGCCCACATGCCGGCGGTGAACTCGCGCCACCGGCCGAAGTCCTCGACGAGGCCGCGGTTGTACGACTGACTCATTTCTCGTTTGGGCCTTGACCTCAGGTGGTAAAGAGGTTACTACCTCAGGTCTCGCCGTTTCGCTGGCCGGTCGACTGGAGCGACTCGACGACCCGACGGGTCTCGTGTTCGAGTTCGACCAGGTGACAGAGCGGGTTGCCCGGGTAGACGACGGGGTTCTCGAGGATTCCGACGAGCACGCCGGTGAAGGGCGCCTCGACGGTGTCGTCCTCGGTCATGAACGGGTTGGTGATCTTGCAGATGGTGTCGCCCTCGTGGACCAGCGCCCCCCGGTCGTGGTACATGTCGACGATCCCGCCCGAGTCCGCCCGGATCCACGTCTTCTCGAGGTCGTCGTGGATGACGGTCCGCCAGCCGGGCCACCGGACGGTCTCGGCGGGTTTGACGCCGTACTCCGCGAAGACGCTCGCGACGCCGTCGAGCGCCTGGTCGATCAGCGCGCGCTGGAAGCGGTGGGCCTCGCCCATCTCGATCGTGACCGTCGCGACGCCGTCGTCGGTCGCCTCGCGTCGGAGCGATCCGGGCGGCCCCTGACCCGCGATGATGACGTTCGACGCGAACGCCTTGGCGAGCCGTCTCGTGTCCGAGTTCTCCATGTTCGCCCGGATGTGGAGCATGTTGTTCCGACCGCGCGTCGAGGTGTGGAAGTCGAGCACGAAGTCACAGGGCGCGATGAAGTTGCGGTAGATTCGGTCGGCCATCCGTTTCGCGCTCGTCCCGGAGTCGGAGCCGGGAAACGAGCGGTTCAGGTCGCGATCGAGGATCGGGAGGTAGCGCTGCTGGGCGAGAAAGCCCGGGATGTTGAGCACGGGCAGACAGACGATGGTGCCGTGGAGGCCGGTGTGGTTCCACTCGTGGGCGACCGCCCTGACCACCTCGATTCCGTTGAGCTCGTCGCCGTGGGCGGCAGCGACCAGCCCGACGGTCGGGCCCGGCCGCTCGGTGTTGATGATCGTCACGGGGATCCGAACCGGATCGCCGAGGTAGGTCTCGCTGACGGTGTAGCGGACGTTCGCGGTCTCCCCGGGCGCGACGGTGCCACCGCCGTACGTAAACGGGGAGGGGTCGGCTGCCATGAGGGGGCCTCCGGGCGCCACGTATAAAAGCCTACCACGATCGCCGTCGGCGTTCGATAACGCTTTAGGAGGTTCCCCGAGAGGTTCGGACCATGCCAGAGAGCGTACGCGTGGGTGTCCTCAGTCTGCACAGCAGCAAGGAGACGAAAGCCATCCTGAACGCCGTCGAGGACTTGGGCCACGAGACCGAGTGGCTGAGACAGGAGAACACCGCGATCGAGATCGACTCCGAGGGAGTGCACCTCGAGCCGGACGTCGACGTGATCGCGAACCGCCTCCTGCTCTCGAACACCGGCCAT comes from the Halalkalicoccus sp. CG83 genome and includes:
- a CDS encoding 5'-deoxyadenosine deaminase, which codes for MLVRGTVVVDSTTVVPDGAVVTDGPRIVAVGDAADLLERYPDHQRRRYDVVMPGMVGAHVHSIQSLGRGIADDTALLEWLYEHVLPMEAAMGPEAMEIAATLGYLELIESGVTACIDHLSVAHADRAFEAAGEVGIRGLLGKVLMDRDAPEGLREEADEALAESERLIREHHDTRDGRLRYAVTPRFAVSCTEDCLRGARALADEYGVRIHVHASENRDEVARVREETGMGNIEWLDEVGLTGEDCVLAHCVHTSDRERALLAETGTHVVHCPSSNMKLASGVAPVREYLDRGISVALGNDGPPCNNTLDPYTEMRQASLLGKVDDLDPTALPARTILEMATVNGARAAGFERVGELREGWRADVVGLTTDLTRATPIHDVLSHLVFAAHGDDVRFTMVDGRVLYDDGEVSTVDAPDVRERANELARTVVR
- a CDS encoding FAD-binding protein, producing MHEHDVLVVGAGGAGLRAAIAAHEEGADVALVTKLHPVRSHTGAAEGGINAVLREGDSWEDHAYDTMKGSDYLGDAPAVETLCQDSPEETIQLEHWGMPFSREEDGRVSQRPFGGLSFPRTTYAGAETGHHLLHTLYQQVVKRGIEVYDEWYVTRLAVTDHEEPEDRKCHGVVAFDVMSGEVRGFRARNGVILATGGPGQVFDHTTNAVSNTGDGPAMAYRAGVPMEDMEFIQFHPTTLPSTGVLISEGVRGEGGILYNELGERFMFEHGYASNAGELASRDVVSRAELTEVNEGRGIEDEYVHLDMRHLGEERIIDRLENILHLASDFEGVDGLVEPMPVKPGQHYAMGGIETDENGETCIDGLYAAGECACVSVHGANRLGGNALPELIVFGARAGRHAAGTDLGETLIETGRTEDSETGEIDTPVVPGSIHADEDAVADGGPDVGDSESRRAESDGGSREGGASVVPEATEIVERAVEAENRRIDHLMEKDEGVQQAELREKLQKSMTRNVNVFRTEEGLKQALRDIREVREQYEDVYVDDPSRTFNTDLQQTIEMRNLIDTAEAITLGALARDEFRGAHWRAEFQERRDEEWLKHTLLSWNDGTPELWFKPVILEGEEKTYEPKIRSY
- a CDS encoding succinate dehydrogenase/fumarate reductase iron-sulfur subunit; amino-acid sequence: MSTQLEERETEAEVDAGHSEPRSAYQERRLDDKEKRREQRERERQDEERAEEAENTVHIKVFRYDPEVAEKQEPRFDDFHVPFEKGMTVLDAVMYARDHHDSSLTFRHSCRQAICGSDAFFINGRQRLGCQTQIADLETPVRVEPLPHKEVVKDLVVDMDHFFDQMEAVEPYFQTNEAPDSDLDEQRQSRENREKIKMGTRCIWCACCQSSCNIAAGDNEFLGPAAISMAYRFAMDEREGGDMKEHRLRIVEQEHGVWRCQTQFSCTNVCPKDIPLTEHIQELKREAVKKNLKFW
- a CDS encoding succinate dehydrogenase, with amino-acid sequence MAERYSSFNSNGSLWLLQRITAAFLVVILAFHFFLLHFVNHASEITFAGSQYRMGDISYYSLMVLFLITATFHGVNGVYNGLTNQGLTGTQKTVVKAVLIVASVALIVQGIRTANAFAGIPLY
- the sdhC gene encoding succinate dehydrogenase, cytochrome b556 subunit, producing the protein MSQSYNRGLVEDFGRWREFTAGMWAWIFHKFTGWVLIGYLFTHIAVLSTATVGTGAYTETIQSLESLVIVRVLEVGLLAVAVFHILNGVRLLMVDLGVGLDAQDKSFYASLILTGVIAVASVPTFLEGAF
- a CDS encoding succinylglutamate desuccinylase/aspartoacylase family protein — its product is MAADPSPFTYGGGTVAPGETANVRYTVSETYLGDPVRIPVTIINTERPGPTVGLVAAAHGDELNGIEVVRAVAHEWNHTGLHGTIVCLPVLNIPGFLAQQRYLPILDRDLNRSFPGSDSGTSAKRMADRIYRNFIAPCDFVLDFHTSTRGRNNMLHIRANMENSDTRRLAKAFASNVIIAGQGPPGSLRREATDDGVATVTIEMGEAHRFQRALIDQALDGVASVFAEYGVKPAETVRWPGWRTVIHDDLEKTWIRADSGGIVDMYHDRGALVHEGDTICKITNPFMTEDDTVEAPFTGVLVGILENPVVYPGNPLCHLVELEHETRRVVESLQSTGQRNGET